The segment GTGCGCAGAGGTCAGACCCTTGGGCCGCTAGTTGAAAGTCGGATCCTGCCGTATCCGGGTGTTGCTGGTTCACCTGTTGATGGCAGGCCAGACAACGGCTGGTTTGTGCAGGATGGTGGTTGATTTTTCCAGACGTTATAGTCTGATGGCAGGTGGAGGTGAGGCAGGAGGGATTTTCCGGGAAGGATTGGCTTTGCTTGATAAGGGTATCTTGTTGATTTTTGCTTGCTGTTTGGTCAGTCGTGTATTTGTTAATAATCATTTGCTTCATGGCGGCATCGGGCATCTTGATCGGTGCCGGGACAGGTAGGGATGAGTTGACGGTGGTCTTCTCCTTTTCACCCTGACGGGGAGGGAGGGGTTTTCCCTGGACGGTGTCAAGGGACTCTTCCTTGGCATCGGTAAAGGGTTCGTGCTTGACGGCTGGTTTGATGCTTATAGGGTGTGTTTTTTTTTGGTCTTGCTGAGGAGGGGTGGCGCCAAGAGTGTGAATTTTCGAAATCCGTTCCGGTTTGAAGTAGCCGTGGATGATTGCCGGTGGCCGCTGGGTGATTCTCTGCGCTTCGGTAAAGAGCGCAATAATTTCCTCTCGCTTTTCCGCTTTTCCGATCCGGACGGTGTGAAAAGGGGCTATGATTTCAATCCGCAAGAAATCCTTGGCGCTGTCAGGCAATGCTTCGGCAAGGCGGTCATACCAGAGGATTGCCTCATCTTCATTGGCGTAACTTCCTACTTGTACCGTATAGAAAAGGGGTTCTTTCCCTTGAGTTGCAGTAGCGGGATCGGCGGCAAGGGTGTGGGAAATAAAAGCTTGGTAGATTCCTGCGAGGGTCAGGAGTATAAGGAGTACGCGAACCAAGGGACGCGCTATTGTTGGGTAGAGTTGATGTAGTGATATCACGCGCAACGTAAGTTAAGTAGATTGTTGAGGAACAATAACCGAGTTAATACGATAGAGTAAAATTCAACGCAGTAAGCTCTTTGTTCTGTCCCCTTCGGCTCCGCTCAGGGAACGGTCCCGCGATAATTGTTCCCTGAGTGGAGCCGAAGGGGACAAGGCATTGGCTACCAGTCGGTGTTTATCTCCAGCTGGAGATTTAGCTGAAAATAGTTGATGGTCTCGCAAAAAGTCACGGGATGGCTAAGCAAAAGGGCCGATATACAAGACGCAGTGTGCTTTTGCGAATGAGGCCACACATATGGTGTGCCGAATGAGCAAAAGTGCGCTGCAACGCAGTAGATCGGGCTTTTTGCGACGCCATCATAGTTAACAGCCACGTAAGACAATGACAGGGTTCGTAGTTAATGAAATTTCACACTGTGCCGTTATACGAATTTAACGGGGGAAATGCAAGGCCTCAGTGGCTGATAAGCCAAGGTGTGGCCATCTGCTGCATCGCCTGAAGGAAGTTTTGGGCGAAGCGGCGCGTGTTGCATATCGGAGAACGAGACAGGCGGTCGCGCATGGAGTTACGTAACTCTGATAACCGTTTGAGGTCATTGGCAAGTGTGGTGGTCATTGAAATATAGTCATCAGTCGTAGGTGCCACCAGTTCTGACAGGCCGGTCCCAACGAGGACGCTTGCCCCCATCCTGGCGGCATACCTTTCTCCCAGTAGAGCTATGACCGGGACCCCCATCCACAGGGTGTGGCAGGTAACTGTGTGGCCGTTATGGGGGAATGGGTCGAGGGCAATATCTATTGTATTGTAAAGTTGCAGATACTCCTGCATGGGTAGCGTAGCCCTCATGCTGATTCGTTCGGAGTCCACTCCCTGGTCGCTGAATAAAGATTGGTAGCGGTTGATAATAAATTCGTCGGCAAAGGGAGCCCCTATCATTATCAGTCGGGAGTGCGGCGTTTGTATAAGAATTTTTGCCCACACGGCGATGACCTGTGGGGAGATCTTTGCCGGATTGTTGAGGGAGCCGAAGGTGATATGCCCTTGAGTCAGGGCGGGAAGCGGACCGATGGCTGGAGCGTCAACAGGCGGTTCATAGCAGAAGAAGGCATCAGGCATCCTGAATAGCTTCTCGCTATGCCATGCCTCCGTGCCGGGAGGGTCTGTCACAATGTCGGTGAGGCGGTAATCGATGACCGGCAGCCCGGTGGTGTTGACATAACCAAGCCAGCTCACCTGGACAGGGGCTGGTTTAAGCGCCATGATGTCCAGTCGGTTATTTGCGGAATGTCCGGCCAGGTCGATCAGGATGTCGATACGATCTTGATGGATTCTTGCTGCCGCTTCAGCAGCCGTGAGTCCTAGGGTGTTGGTCCAGGTGTCGGCAATGGAGAGCAGTCTGTGGCTTACGGCATCCTTCTGCTGATTGTGCATTTCGGCGTAACAGTGCAGGCTTGCCTTTTGTTTATCGATGGCGGAGAACAGTGGGGTGAGGAATGTTCCCACCGGATGCTGCCGAAAGTCAGGGGAGAGAAAGCCGATCCGTAATTTTTGACCAGAGATTCGAGGTTGGTGAGTGAAGATGATTTCTTTTGGCGCATGCTGCTGCCACCAGCCTTTGGCGGCAGAGTAGAGCTGTTCTGGGCTATAAGAGGGATCGTAATTCATAGAGAAGAGCAGATCACTGTGTGCCTTGTGGTCGTTGGGGCGGAGCGAGAGGTACTGCTTAAGGCAGGCAATATCGTCCTCAATCATCCCGTGTTCTTTGTAGGTCCAACCGAGGTTGACATAGGCTTCGCCAAGATCAGGCATGTGCCGGATGGCCTCTTGGTAGCAGTGCATGGCGGCGTTAAGCTTTCCTTGTTTGACTAAGGTGTTGCCCAGATTGTTGAGGGCCACGGCGTAATGAGGGGTGAGGGCAATGGCGTGCTTATAGGCTGTAACGGCATCGGTGAGTTTGTTCTGGGCTTGCAGGATATTGCCGGACTCGAAAAAAGCCGTGCTGTTCTGCGGGGCATAGTGGATGATTTCTTGGAGACAGGCTAGAGCTTCATCAAGCAGTCTTTGCTCCAGCATGATCTTGGCCATCATTTCATGCGCTGGGATGAAGGAGGGCTTGGTGATGAGGATGGTGCGAAAGCTTTGGAGTGCCCCAGCAATATCACCTAGCTCACGGCGGGTCATCGCCAGATTAAATTGAGATTCCAGGTGGCCCGGTTGCAAGGAAAGGGCCTTCCTGAATGCGGTGGTGGCCTTGTCGAGTTCTCCGGCGCTTCGCAGGGCTGAGCCTAGGTTTGAATGGTAGTCAGGCCGCGAGGGTGTTAGGGTAATCGCCCGGGTCAAGAGCGGGATGGCATCCTTAAATCTCCCTTGTTGCTGATAGAGGGTTGCCAACAGGTTTAAGGCGTCGGTGTTTCGTGGCAGAGCCGTCAGGACGGCACGGTAGAGGGTTTCTGCCTTGTAGATGTCACCGTTGTTGTGGGCGTTGATGGCTGTTTGGAGAGTATTGGTTGCAGGGGGGGATGTTTTTTTTATCCCGGAGGTAGGGCGTTGTTTGATTTTCCGGGACATAGTGTTTTTGGGTTGTGGGTCGTTGCCGAAGCAGTTTCTAGTGTGCCAGATTTTCGAGGCGGATATCAATTTGATTAAGCCGCAGGTCGTGGGCTAGGCCATGACATTTGCCGCAGCTTTCAAATTGTGACAGGATGGACTGGGAGTGTGGTGTGTTGTGGCACTTTTGGCACTCGGGTATGGTTTTATGTTTGGTGGCATGGCACTCTGCGCATTTAACATTGCGGTGTTTGGCGCGGCTGGCCCCTAGGAGAGAGTAAACTTCCAAGTGGCAAGGGCCGCAATATTCAGAAGGTGTGTCTGGGGCATAATTCACTTCCAGGGGCATATGGGGTTTATGGCACTCCATGCAAGTTGCATTGGCCATGCCTTCTAGGTGTGATTGGTGACAGTTGAAGCATGGGGGGAGGTAGCCGTGATGGGTGTGGCATGCGGTGCAGTCGAGGGTTGAATGGATTGATTGGTAATCCTGCAGTTGTTCGAGTTGGCCGTTATGACAGGTGGTGCAAGGACCGGTAATGGTTTTGGCAAGAGTGATTTCCATGGGGGTATGCGGGTTGGTGTGGCACTCCAGGCAGTTGGTCAGGCCGAAATGGGCAGCTCCTTGATGACACTGATTGCATAGAGGGATGATGCCGGTATCGTGGGGGGGGTGGCCAGGGTGGCATCCGGTGCAGGTAAGCTTGTCTCGGTGTGCCATGCCTTTGCTATGAATAGAGGCGACAACACCTGGATGGCATTTGGCGCAGTCATTGAGGCTCAGTTGGTTCAGGGGCTCATTGGACTCAGGGATGTCCATCGTGTCGGCAGCGTGGCAATGGGTGTTGTCGATAAGGCATAAGGCAGCGAGGAGGCAAAGATATTTGGTTGCAAATATCAGCTTGCCTATTATTATCGACAGGATGGTGTTTTTAAATCCGGTAGTGGGCATAAAGTCTAATGG is part of the Desulfobulbaceae bacterium genome and harbors:
- a CDS encoding tetratricopeptide repeat protein, which codes for MSRKIKQRPTSGIKKTSPPATNTLQTAINAHNNGDIYKAETLYRAVLTALPRNTDALNLLATLYQQQGRFKDAIPLLTRAITLTPSRPDYHSNLGSALRSAGELDKATTAFRKALSLQPGHLESQFNLAMTRRELGDIAGALQSFRTILITKPSFIPAHEMMAKIMLEQRLLDEALACLQEIIHYAPQNSTAFFESGNILQAQNKLTDAVTAYKHAIALTPHYAVALNNLGNTLVKQGKLNAAMHCYQEAIRHMPDLGEAYVNLGWTYKEHGMIEDDIACLKQYLSLRPNDHKAHSDLLFSMNYDPSYSPEQLYSAAKGWWQQHAPKEIIFTHQPRISGQKLRIGFLSPDFRQHPVGTFLTPLFSAIDKQKASLHCYAEMHNQQKDAVSHRLLSIADTWTNTLGLTAAEAAARIHQDRIDILIDLAGHSANNRLDIMALKPAPVQVSWLGYVNTTGLPVIDYRLTDIVTDPPGTEAWHSEKLFRMPDAFFCYEPPVDAPAIGPLPALTQGHITFGSLNNPAKISPQVIAVWAKILIQTPHSRLIMIGAPFADEFIINRYQSLFSDQGVDSERISMRATLPMQEYLQLYNTIDIALDPFPHNGHTVTCHTLWMGVPVIALLGERYAARMGASVLVGTGLSELVAPTTDDYISMTTTLANDLKRLSELRNSMRDRLSRSPICNTRRFAQNFLQAMQQMATPWLISH
- a CDS encoding cytochrome C, which translates into the protein MPTTGFKNTILSIIIGKLIFATKYLCLLAALCLIDNTHCHAADTMDIPESNEPLNQLSLNDCAKCHPGVVASIHSKGMAHRDKLTCTGCHPGHPPHDTGIIPLCNQCHQGAAHFGLTNCLECHTNPHTPMEITLAKTITGPCTTCHNGQLEQLQDYQSIHSTLDCTACHTHHGYLPPCFNCHQSHLEGMANATCMECHKPHMPLEVNYAPDTPSEYCGPCHLEVYSLLGASRAKHRNVKCAECHATKHKTIPECQKCHNTPHSQSILSQFESCGKCHGLAHDLRLNQIDIRLENLAH